The following proteins are encoded in a genomic region of Pelodictyon phaeoclathratiforme BU-1:
- a CDS encoding DinB family protein codes for MDSTAIIEELVRHMEWADAVVFLAILGKPQAEEDEVLLKRLRHIHLVQKVFFDVWLNQPINPHITDSFNAHELSGFAKSLHREIQEFQNTLSADDLDRVVHLPWSKQVSDNLGFEIANPSLGQTLLQVTAHSSYHRGQVSSRLRELGIDPPMTDFIAWVWARKPSPVWPINS; via the coding sequence ATGGATTCAACCGCAATAATTGAAGAGCTTGTACGCCATATGGAATGGGCCGACGCTGTTGTGTTTTTGGCGATTCTCGGAAAACCGCAAGCGGAGGAGGACGAAGTCCTGTTGAAGAGGCTCCGCCATATTCATCTGGTTCAGAAAGTCTTTTTTGATGTCTGGCTAAATCAGCCTATCAACCCGCATATAACTGACTCATTCAACGCACATGAACTGTCCGGTTTCGCCAAATCACTTCATAGGGAGATTCAGGAATTTCAGAATACTCTTTCTGCCGATGATCTGGACCGTGTTGTGCACTTGCCTTGGTCAAAGCAAGTGAGCGACAATCTTGGTTTTGAAATTGCCAATCCCTCGCTCGGCCAGACGCTCCTTCAGGTAACCGCCCACAGCTCTTACCACCGGGGGCAGGTGAGTTCCCGGCTTCGTGAACTTGGTATTGATCCGCCGATGACGGACTTTATTGCCTGGGTCTGGGCCCGCAAACCATCACCTGTATGGCCCATAAATTCCTGA
- a CDS encoding type II toxin-antitoxin system RelE family toxin: MYKIIFTKEAQKALLRLPGSTAVQVCQKLEQLAADSYAPIANAKKLQNRSGYRLRIGDWRVIYEIQNDKLVVLVLKIAQRGEVYR; this comes from the coding sequence GTGTATAAAATAATTTTCACCAAAGAAGCTCAAAAAGCACTCTTACGACTACCCGGGAGCACGGCAGTACAGGTATGTCAGAAATTGGAGCAATTAGCGGCTGATTCCTATGCACCAATTGCAAATGCGAAAAAGCTGCAAAACCGTTCTGGCTATCGGTTACGAATAGGGGATTGGAGAGTGATCTACGAAATCCAAAATGATAAATTAGTGGTCTTGGTCTTGAAAATAGCGCAACGCGGAGAGGTCTACCGATGA
- a CDS encoding radical SAM protein encodes MKYVFGPVSSKRLGQSLGVDLLPPKSCTWNCVYCQLGKTRKFVTERQEFFAREEILEEIREALERHKGLDWITFVGSGETMLYKGIGWLIAEVKKLTDIPVAVITNGSLLYLEEVREELLQADAVLPSLNAGSEALHNQIVRPAAGLTFRQHLEGLVAFRHEYQGRLWIEVMLLGGINDSDEALRDLAIVLKEINPDMVHLVLPTRPAPEQEVHLPSDERIERAIAILSEVTTVVNPLKGNMDLRNAPDMLEAITAIVSRHPVQQRELQKAIADCFPGENDKTAEVMKEMLATGRFKLVEHNGEPYWVMQS; translated from the coding sequence ATGAAATATGTTTTTGGGCCGGTCTCTTCAAAAAGGCTTGGCCAGTCACTTGGTGTTGATCTGCTTCCCCCGAAAAGCTGTACCTGGAACTGTGTGTATTGCCAGTTGGGAAAGACCCGGAAATTTGTCACCGAGCGGCAGGAGTTTTTTGCGCGTGAGGAGATTCTTGAGGAGATTCGCGAAGCGCTCGAACGGCACAAGGGGCTCGACTGGATCACCTTTGTCGGCTCGGGCGAAACCATGCTCTACAAGGGGATTGGCTGGCTGATTGCGGAGGTAAAAAAACTGACAGATATTCCTGTTGCGGTGATCACCAATGGCTCGCTTCTCTATCTGGAGGAGGTGCGTGAGGAGCTGCTTCAGGCTGATGCTGTGCTTCCCTCGCTCAATGCCGGTTCTGAGGCTCTGCACAACCAGATCGTCCGCCCGGCGGCAGGCCTGACCTTTCGCCAGCATCTTGAGGGGCTTGTTGCATTTCGTCATGAATACCAGGGGCGCCTCTGGATTGAGGTGATGCTGCTTGGTGGCATCAACGATTCCGACGAGGCGCTACGCGATCTTGCCATTGTCTTGAAAGAGATCAATCCTGACATGGTACACCTTGTGCTCCCCACCCGGCCAGCTCCCGAGCAGGAGGTTCACCTGCCCTCCGATGAGCGCATTGAGCGGGCAATTGCCATTCTTTCAGAGGTAACAACCGTAGTTAATCCGCTCAAGGGCAATATGGATCTTCGTAACGCTCCGGATATGCTTGAAGCGATTACGGCCATCGTTTCACGCCACCCCGTGCAGCAGCGAGAACTTCAGAAAGCTATTGCTGACTGTTTTCCCGGTGAGAATGATAAAACGGCTGAGGTTATGAAAGAGATGCTTGCAACCGGCCGATTCAAGCTTGTCGAACATAACGGGGAGCCTTACTGGGTGATGCAGAGCTAA
- a CDS encoding M24 family metallopeptidase, producing MLTKTESQERVFRLQVMLRSKDIHAALFIMPIDVYYFAGTRQNAILWIPAEGEPLLLVRKSLSRAMDESPIAAIRPFPSSKEFASVFSEDLSTIGMTFDAIPVQQHLFYSRALPGRTFVDISMMLRELRSVKSPFELEQLRLSAGKLASVFAEVPQFLKAGMRELDLSAEMEYRLRKAGHEGYVRMRAFNQELFFGLAVSSGGLNGGFFDGPVTGKGLSSASPHGASCDEIRVNQPILLDFGGVFNGYISDMTRMFVIGTLDAELQRAFDVAIEIQELVRRGMKPGAICEELFFAAAAMAEKAGLGSCFMGMPGEQAKFVGHGVGLELDELPVLAKGFTMPLQAGQVIAVEPKFVIPGKGVIGIENTFAVTDDGGLRLSDLPDDIVFLGA from the coding sequence ATGCTGACAAAAACCGAATCACAAGAGCGGGTATTCCGGTTGCAGGTAATGCTCCGGAGCAAGGATATTCATGCAGCCCTTTTCATCATGCCGATTGACGTTTACTATTTTGCCGGTACACGCCAGAATGCCATACTCTGGATTCCGGCTGAAGGTGAACCCTTGCTCCTGGTACGTAAAAGTCTTTCACGTGCAATGGATGAGAGCCCAATTGCGGCAATTCGCCCTTTTCCTTCAAGCAAGGAATTTGCCTCCGTCTTCAGTGAGGATCTATCCACTATCGGCATGACCTTTGACGCCATTCCGGTTCAGCAGCATCTTTTTTACAGTCGGGCGCTTCCGGGGCGAACGTTTGTGGATATCTCCATGATGCTGCGTGAACTCCGTTCGGTCAAGTCACCTTTTGAGCTTGAGCAGCTCCGGTTGAGCGCGGGCAAGCTTGCGTCGGTTTTTGCCGAGGTGCCGCAGTTTCTCAAAGCGGGGATGCGGGAGCTTGATCTGTCGGCAGAAATGGAATACCGCCTCCGCAAGGCAGGCCATGAGGGCTATGTGCGGATGCGTGCTTTCAATCAAGAGCTTTTCTTTGGTCTGGCTGTTTCCTCCGGAGGGTTAAACGGCGGATTTTTTGACGGCCCGGTGACGGGAAAAGGGTTGTCGAGTGCTTCGCCGCACGGGGCTTCCTGCGATGAAATCAGGGTCAACCAGCCGATTCTTCTTGATTTCGGAGGGGTGTTCAATGGATATATCTCTGATATGACCCGCATGTTTGTTATCGGAACGCTTGACGCGGAACTGCAGCGGGCTTTTGATGTTGCAATCGAGATCCAGGAGCTGGTACGTCGGGGCATGAAACCCGGCGCTATCTGCGAAGAGCTCTTTTTTGCCGCCGCAGCAATGGCCGAAAAAGCTGGACTTGGCTCCTGCTTTATGGGTATGCCGGGAGAGCAGGCGAAATTTGTTGGTCACGGTGTGGGCCTCGAACTCGATGAGCTGCCTGTGCTTGCCAAAGGCTTTACCATGCCCTTGCAGGCAGGACAGGTGATTGCGGTCGAACCCAAGTTTGTCATCCCCGGCAAAGGGGTGATCGGCATCGAAAATACCTTTGCCGTCACTGATGATGGCGGCCTCCGGTTGAGTGATCTGCCGGATGACATTGTGTTTCTGGGGGCATGA
- a CDS encoding helix-turn-helix domain-containing protein translates to MNAPVQVIERDGKPEWAVLPYDLYVQLTDDAEMLQDIRDYDSVKTAIDQGKEELIPGEVTFALLDGENPIKVWREYRGLTQQQLAETVGISTPYLSQIETSKRTGTTEVLLAVAKALNVTLDDIVFQTDK, encoded by the coding sequence ATGAACGCACCTGTACAAGTAATCGAACGCGATGGCAAGCCGGAATGGGCCGTATTGCCGTATGACCTATACGTGCAACTTACTGATGACGCGGAAATGTTGCAGGATATACGCGATTATGATTCTGTCAAAACGGCCATTGATCAAGGCAAAGAAGAGCTTATTCCCGGTGAAGTTACTTTTGCTTTATTGGATGGTGAAAATCCAATCAAAGTATGGCGCGAATATCGCGGATTGACTCAACAGCAATTGGCGGAAACTGTTGGAATAAGTACGCCATATCTCTCTCAAATTGAAACCAGTAAACGCACCGGAACTACGGAGGTGTTATTGGCTGTCGCCAAAGCGCTGAACGTAACGCTGGATGATATTGTGTTTCAGACTGACAAATGA
- a CDS encoding sensor histidine kinase, whose translation MSLRNRIAFYYTIMTAFLIALVFIILYIMVEKIVYRQFDDEIRKEILEVLSDSQISTDNFQGFASIQNIDDDDHDKHRENDNDNDNKTNNNKKINVDTEFIQLVNSAGQVMNKSASLSWCVLAFQPNQTGTTYFNSNFGDSMVRQAQVPLVNNKGITEGYLIVAVPVKNALIVLHDLQEIFFFSFPIIILTLFILTRLIAGKSIDPIEKVIATAEKMTQTNLDHRIPLPYHHDELYRLSVTINALVTRMQDAFQREKHFTADASHELKTPLAIVKGTLEVLIRKPREREHYEARIQFCLKELNRMAKLIDQLLMLARYESSKMNPHIEKVELSQHIERLIERMLPSATTKEIAITSDQTENTWISADPGMLDMILDNILSNAIKYSPNNSTIAIAVKRKANTIICSISNQGAGIPEEKLNAIFERFYRVDESRNSGTGGFGLGLSIVKKLADLQKIEVSVTSETSKGTTFTLTCQAGEVNR comes from the coding sequence ATGAGTTTGCGAAACAGGATCGCTTTCTACTACACCATCATGACAGCATTTTTAATTGCCCTGGTATTTATCATCCTCTATATCATGGTTGAAAAAATCGTCTACAGACAATTTGATGACGAAATAAGAAAAGAAATATTGGAAGTCCTTTCGGACTCACAGATATCAACAGATAATTTTCAGGGGTTTGCAAGTATTCAAAACATTGATGACGATGACCATGACAAACACCGTGAAAATGACAATGATAATGACAATAAAACAAATAACAACAAAAAGATAAATGTTGATACTGAATTTATTCAGCTTGTCAATAGTGCTGGGCAGGTCATGAATAAATCAGCAAGCCTCTCATGGTGCGTTCTTGCATTTCAGCCAAACCAGACTGGGACAACTTACTTCAACAGCAATTTCGGCGATTCAATGGTACGACAGGCACAGGTACCTCTTGTTAATAACAAAGGAATAACAGAAGGGTACCTTATTGTTGCTGTTCCAGTAAAAAATGCACTGATCGTCCTGCACGACCTGCAGGAAATTTTCTTCTTTTCATTTCCAATCATCATTCTGACACTCTTTATTCTTACCCGTTTGATTGCTGGCAAAAGCATAGATCCGATTGAAAAGGTTATTGCCACTGCTGAAAAAATGACACAGACAAATCTTGATCACCGCATACCCCTTCCCTATCATCATGATGAATTGTACCGCCTCTCGGTAACCATCAATGCACTTGTCACCAGGATGCAGGATGCATTTCAACGCGAAAAGCACTTTACAGCCGACGCCTCTCACGAACTGAAAACACCGCTTGCCATTGTCAAAGGAACGCTTGAAGTGTTGATTCGCAAGCCAAGAGAGAGAGAACACTATGAAGCAAGAATTCAGTTCTGCCTGAAAGAGTTAAACCGTATGGCAAAACTGATCGATCAACTACTCATGCTTGCCCGATATGAGAGCAGCAAAATGAATCCTCATATCGAAAAGGTAGAACTCTCTCAGCATATTGAACGTCTGATTGAAAGAATGCTGCCATCTGCAACGACAAAAGAGATTGCAATCACCAGTGATCAGACTGAAAACACCTGGATTAGTGCCGATCCGGGAATGCTTGACATGATTCTCGATAACATTCTCTCCAATGCCATCAAATACTCTCCGAACAACTCAACAATAGCGATAGCCGTAAAACGCAAGGCCAATACCATTATCTGCAGCATCAGCAATCAGGGAGCAGGCATTCCTGAAGAAAAACTGAACGCTATTTTTGAACGTTTTTACCGGGTCGATGAATCAAGAAACTCCGGAACAGGAGGATTTGGTTTAGGATTATCCATCGTTAAAAAACTTGCCGATCTCCAGAAAATCGAGGTATCGGTAACCAGTGAAACCAGCAAAGGTACCACGTTCACACTAACCTGTCAGGCCGGGGAGGTTAACCGTTGA
- the recD2 gene encoding SF1B family DNA helicase RecD2 — translation MNASSTLSPGEKRITGIVEKVSFFSELSGFSVLRLSRKGESDAVTVVGYVASVTMGQHIEAVGCWHNDKSWGLQFKATHLVVVPPDTLEGITKYLSSGMVKGVGHRLAKVLVRTYGMEVFTVIEDHPEQLLGLPGVGKKKLQQIVAGWAEQKAIKKIMLFLHSHGVSTSRIVRIFRVYGDEAVAVVSANPYRLILDIPGIGFRTADQIARNLGMTSDSPLRARAGISYALQELSLEGHCRVPELMLLAACRKLLDIPEPVLEDALRQELSIGTIVAVEEEGEKSYYLASLYKAERGVAKSISRIMQGALPWGTLDPATVIPEAEKLSALELSESQRNAVALALSSKFMVITGGPGVGKTTIINTILKILDSGKLKFVLCAPTGRAAKRLAESTGMEAKTIHRLLEFDPFAREFRRGSSYPLEADLVIVDEASMIDVVLMNRLLAAVSRRSALIFAGDVDQLPPVGPGFVLADMINSGVLPVVRLTEIFRQAESSLIIVNAHRINRGEFVVSPPDSTAGAELSDFYVVPSESTADIQRRLLLVVAERIPGRFGMDPLQDIQVLTPMNKGPLGTVALNSLLQERLNPGAVRKIVRFGTTYAEGDKVIQVVNNYDKEVFNGDIGRIAVVDEEESTIRVLYDGREVLYESGSLDEIALAYAITIHKSQGSEYPAVVIPLSMQHYTLLERNLIYTAVTRAKKLVMLIGDPKAISMAVGNKRSSQRLTGLAALLAEGTDDHLRQ, via the coding sequence ATGAATGCGAGTTCCACCCTCTCTCCCGGTGAGAAGCGCATTACCGGTATTGTTGAAAAGGTGAGCTTTTTCAGCGAATTGTCGGGGTTCAGCGTTTTGCGCCTCAGTAGAAAAGGGGAGAGTGATGCGGTGACCGTTGTGGGTTATGTTGCTTCCGTCACAATGGGCCAGCATATTGAGGCGGTTGGTTGCTGGCATAACGACAAGAGCTGGGGTTTACAGTTTAAGGCGACGCATCTCGTAGTTGTTCCTCCCGATACGCTTGAGGGAATCACAAAATATCTCTCCTCCGGCATGGTCAAGGGAGTTGGGCACCGTCTGGCAAAAGTGCTTGTGCGGACTTATGGAATGGAGGTTTTTACGGTTATTGAAGATCATCCTGAACAACTGCTTGGGCTTCCCGGTGTTGGTAAAAAAAAGTTACAGCAGATTGTTGCTGGCTGGGCGGAGCAGAAGGCGATTAAGAAAATCATGCTCTTTCTTCACTCTCACGGGGTGAGCACGTCGCGAATTGTCCGGATTTTTCGTGTTTATGGTGATGAGGCTGTGGCGGTGGTGAGTGCCAATCCATACCGCCTCATCCTTGATATTCCGGGAATTGGTTTTCGGACAGCCGACCAGATTGCCCGGAATCTTGGCATGACTTCTGACTCTCCGCTGAGGGCGCGTGCAGGTATCAGTTATGCGCTTCAGGAGCTTTCGCTTGAGGGGCATTGCCGGGTTCCGGAGCTAATGCTGCTTGCGGCCTGCAGGAAGCTTCTCGATATTCCTGAGCCGGTGCTTGAAGATGCTCTCCGGCAGGAGCTCTCTATCGGCACCATTGTCGCCGTTGAGGAGGAGGGAGAAAAGAGTTATTACCTCGCGTCGCTGTATAAAGCTGAGAGGGGAGTTGCCAAAAGTATCAGCCGGATTATGCAGGGTGCGCTTCCCTGGGGAACGCTTGATCCGGCAACGGTTATCCCTGAAGCGGAGAAGCTTTCTGCTCTTGAGCTTTCGGAATCACAACGTAACGCGGTTGCTCTTGCGCTCTCAAGCAAGTTCATGGTTATTACCGGCGGGCCGGGGGTGGGCAAGACGACGATCATTAATACCATTTTGAAGATTCTTGATAGCGGAAAGCTGAAGTTTGTGCTTTGCGCTCCAACGGGCAGGGCGGCCAAACGGCTTGCTGAATCTACCGGAATGGAGGCGAAAACCATTCACCGGCTGCTTGAATTCGATCCCTTTGCTCGCGAATTCAGACGGGGAAGTTCTTATCCGCTGGAAGCTGATCTGGTGATTGTTGATGAAGCCTCCATGATTGATGTGGTGTTGATGAACCGTTTGCTGGCGGCTGTTTCCCGGCGTTCAGCCCTTATTTTTGCGGGTGACGTTGATCAGCTTCCTCCGGTTGGCCCTGGGTTTGTGCTTGCCGATATGATCAATTCGGGCGTACTCCCTGTGGTGCGATTGACAGAAATTTTTCGTCAGGCTGAGAGCTCCTTGATCATTGTCAATGCTCACCGGATTAATCGCGGGGAGTTTGTGGTTTCTCCTCCTGACTCAACGGCAGGCGCTGAGCTTTCTGACTTTTATGTGGTGCCGTCAGAAAGCACGGCGGATATTCAGCGCAGGCTTCTGCTGGTGGTGGCTGAACGTATCCCCGGGCGATTCGGCATGGATCCGCTGCAGGATATTCAGGTGCTGACCCCCATGAACAAGGGGCCGCTTGGTACGGTAGCGCTGAATTCGCTGCTGCAGGAACGGCTGAATCCCGGCGCTGTCAGAAAAATTGTGCGTTTTGGAACCACGTATGCCGAGGGGGACAAGGTGATTCAGGTGGTCAACAACTACGACAAGGAGGTTTTTAACGGCGATATCGGGCGTATTGCGGTTGTGGACGAAGAGGAGAGCACGATTCGGGTCCTCTATGATGGCCGGGAGGTGCTCTATGAGTCTGGCTCGCTTGATGAAATTGCTCTTGCCTATGCCATCACGATCCACAAGAGTCAGGGGTCGGAGTACCCGGCGGTGGTGATACCGCTCTCCATGCAGCACTATACGCTGCTTGAGCGAAACCTGATCTATACAGCCGTGACACGGGCGAAAAAACTGGTGATGCTTATCGGAGATCCGAAAGCAATTTCGATGGCTGTCGGCAACAAACGTTCTTCGCAAAGGTTGACCGGTCTTGCCGCTCTGCTTGCGGAGGGAACGGACGATCACCTGCGTCAGTAA
- a CDS encoding cytochrome c3 family protein, whose protein sequence is MKPLFLFIVSAIILGATATAFPDLLLNPGPLMKGHHAFKDKCLSCHKPFSGAASLQCTSCHKQNAIGIKTVAGSLLRKESSKVLFHKGVTSNSCINCHNDHKGTEAAKTVKPFMHAALSSALQKECINCHKNQKPEDGLHHSVTENCSTCHTRTKWKPATFDHNQLTASNGKECITCHKAEQPNDNLHPLPKVDCATCHTSTAWKPATYDHSKYFLLDGDHLAACSTCHTDPADFKKYTCYNCHEHSPSKIADEHLEEGIYNYQNCIKCHRNGSDGEREGGYGGDREHEGGDDD, encoded by the coding sequence TTGAAACCGCTCTTTCTTTTTATCGTCTCAGCCATTATTCTGGGCGCCACAGCCACCGCTTTTCCCGATCTGCTGCTCAACCCTGGCCCGCTGATGAAAGGCCATCATGCATTCAAAGATAAGTGTCTGAGTTGTCACAAGCCATTCAGCGGCGCCGCTTCATTGCAATGCACCAGTTGTCACAAACAAAACGCCATAGGCATAAAAACTGTTGCTGGCTCACTTCTCCGGAAAGAGAGCAGCAAGGTTCTTTTTCACAAAGGCGTTACCAGCAACTCCTGCATCAACTGCCACAACGATCACAAGGGAACCGAAGCTGCAAAAACCGTCAAACCCTTTATGCACGCCGCTCTTTCAAGCGCATTGCAGAAAGAGTGCATCAACTGCCATAAAAACCAAAAGCCTGAAGATGGCCTCCATCACTCTGTAACGGAGAATTGTTCGACATGCCACACCAGAACAAAATGGAAACCGGCAACATTTGACCATAACCAACTAACTGCTTCAAACGGAAAAGAGTGTATCACCTGCCACAAGGCTGAGCAGCCAAATGACAATCTGCATCCTCTTCCAAAAGTTGACTGCGCAACATGCCACACATCCACTGCGTGGAAGCCTGCTACCTATGATCACAGCAAATATTTCCTCCTTGACGGCGATCACCTTGCCGCTTGCTCGACCTGCCATACCGATCCGGCTGACTTCAAAAAATATACTTGCTACAACTGTCATGAACACTCTCCCTCAAAAATTGCAGACGAGCATCTTGAGGAAGGTATATATAACTACCAGAACTGCATTAAATGCCATCGCAATGGAAGCGATGGAGAGCGAGAGGGAGGCTATGGAGGCGACCGGGAACACGAAGGCGGAGATGATGATTAG
- a CDS encoding BCD family MFS transporter: MKTFNLVRLCMFQMGFGLMLGFIQDILNRVMIKELLLPATIALGLISLKELLAIFGVKVWIGNLSDRFSIFGYHRTPYILLGLLSCVVAFVLSPAAAYEVKIGGTAFSEMLPALLTDIGLWKLAFIFLLFGFGLQVATTAYYALIADVVPEEHIGKITGASWTLMVLTAIISNWNIGNYLKVFTPERLTQVAEIGGLITLCFGLVAVLGVENRNAEAAQGKGKHSISFFQSVRLLSSSPRTLQFAFYIFISIFALFANEVVMDPFGAEVFGMPVSETTKLFKPMMGGTQLIFMLVTGFLLSRIGFKRGAYFGNTFSAIGFAVIIAAGFMHDQSLLRIGLVVTGMGLGAASVSNISMMMNMTAGRSGIYIGLWGTAQSLAIFIGHSGAGVIRDVVYTLSGNHMLAYAVIFVIEILAFTASSLLLPHISKEAFEAESEAKMSEFAVTAKAG, encoded by the coding sequence GTGAAGACATTCAATCTGGTACGTCTTTGTATGTTCCAGATGGGTTTCGGCCTCATGCTCGGCTTCATTCAGGATATCCTGAACCGGGTCATGATCAAGGAGCTGTTGCTGCCGGCAACTATCGCGCTGGGGCTTATAAGCCTTAAGGAGCTTCTGGCCATTTTCGGCGTCAAGGTATGGATCGGCAACTTGTCGGACCGATTCAGCATTTTCGGTTATCACAGGACACCGTATATTCTTCTTGGGCTTTTGAGCTGCGTTGTTGCCTTTGTGCTTTCACCTGCAGCGGCCTATGAAGTGAAGATAGGCGGTACAGCATTTTCGGAGATGCTGCCAGCTCTCCTGACCGATATCGGTCTGTGGAAGCTCGCCTTCATTTTCCTTCTGTTCGGTTTCGGTCTGCAGGTTGCGACCACGGCATATTACGCACTGATTGCTGATGTTGTGCCTGAAGAGCATATCGGCAAGATAACCGGAGCGAGCTGGACCCTCATGGTTCTGACTGCTATCATTTCGAACTGGAACATCGGCAATTATCTGAAGGTTTTTACTCCTGAGCGGCTGACGCAGGTGGCTGAAATCGGCGGTCTCATCACACTCTGTTTCGGGCTTGTGGCCGTTCTCGGTGTAGAAAACCGCAATGCGGAAGCTGCTCAGGGCAAAGGGAAGCACAGCATCAGCTTTTTCCAGTCGGTGCGCCTGCTCTCCTCGTCTCCAAGGACGCTGCAGTTCGCCTTCTACATTTTCATCTCCATCTTTGCGCTCTTTGCCAACGAAGTTGTTATGGATCCTTTTGGTGCGGAAGTTTTCGGGATGCCGGTTTCAGAAACGACCAAGCTGTTCAAACCGATGATGGGCGGTACCCAGCTTATTTTCATGCTTGTTACCGGCTTTCTGCTTTCACGGATAGGGTTCAAGCGGGGTGCCTATTTCGGTAATACGTTCAGTGCTATCGGATTCGCTGTCATCATTGCCGCAGGTTTCATGCACGACCAGTCACTGCTTCGAATCGGTCTTGTCGTGACCGGTATGGGCCTCGGTGCGGCAAGTGTTTCCAACATCTCGATGATGATGAACATGACAGCGGGTCGCAGCGGCATCTATATCGGCCTCTGGGGCACCGCCCAGAGCCTTGCCATCTTTATCGGTCATTCCGGCGCCGGTGTGATCCGCGATGTGGTCTATACCCTTTCCGGTAACCACATGTTGGCCTATGCCGTCATATTTGTTATTGAGATCCTTGCCTTCACGGCATCAAGCCTCTTGTTGCCCCATATTTCCAAGGAGGCGTTTGAGGCCGAGAGCGAAGCGAAAATGTCGGAGTTCGCCGTTACAGCGAAGGCTGGCTGA
- a CDS encoding C1 family peptidase: MDQFLEVSGMGWLPDYPDFRDYTADHNQISSSLRLYGQEDSIKAMLAKSGVAKPAKLSVPASVDLRQWCSPIENQESIGSCTAHAGIGIVEYFERRAFGKHIDASRLFLYKSTRNLLHWTGDTGAFLRSTMGAMVLFGLPPEEYLPYVVADYDKEPSAFCYAFAQNFQAISYYRLDPIGVAKDVLLTQIKANLSAGIPLMFGFTVFNSISQAAKTGKIPFPTSGEKIAGGHAVDAVGYDDTIKIKNTNPKGVETKGALLIRNSWGKGWGDNGYGWLPYEYVLKGLAVDWWSLLKNEWIDTGEFKA, translated from the coding sequence ATGGACCAATTTTTGGAAGTATCGGGAATGGGGTGGTTGCCGGATTATCCTGATTTCAGGGATTATACGGCAGATCACAATCAAATTTCATCATCTCTCAGGCTGTATGGGCAAGAAGATTCCATAAAAGCCATGCTTGCAAAATCGGGGGTTGCCAAGCCAGCGAAACTTTCAGTGCCAGCTTCTGTCGATCTACGGCAATGGTGCTCTCCGATTGAAAACCAGGAATCAATTGGTTCATGCACGGCACACGCAGGAATTGGGATTGTCGAGTATTTTGAAAGACGGGCATTTGGAAAACATATTGATGCATCCCGCCTTTTTCTTTACAAGAGCACGAGGAACCTTCTGCACTGGACGGGAGATACCGGAGCATTTCTTCGCTCAACCATGGGCGCTATGGTTCTTTTTGGTTTGCCACCGGAAGAGTATCTGCCCTATGTGGTTGCTGATTACGACAAAGAACCGTCGGCGTTCTGTTATGCCTTTGCCCAGAACTTCCAGGCTATAAGCTATTACCGTCTTGATCCGATAGGGGTAGCCAAAGATGTATTGCTGACACAGATCAAGGCAAATTTGTCGGCAGGTATTCCTTTGATGTTTGGTTTTACTGTTTTTAACTCGATATCGCAGGCTGCCAAAACCGGAAAAATACCGTTTCCGACTTCTGGAGAAAAAATTGCTGGTGGACATGCTGTTGATGCTGTTGGTTATGATGACACCATAAAAATCAAGAATACCAATCCCAAGGGGGTGGAAACCAAAGGCGCCCTGCTCATCAGAAACTCCTGGGGAAAAGGCTGGGGCGACAACGGTTATGGCTGGTTACCCTATGAATATGTCCTGAAAGGATTGGCTGTTGACTGGTGGTCGCTGCTTAAAAATGAGTGGATCGACACCGGCGAATTCAAAGCATGA